The Oncorhynchus tshawytscha isolate Ot180627B linkage group LG18, Otsh_v2.0, whole genome shotgun sequence genome has a window encoding:
- the taf1b gene encoding TATA box-binding protein-associated factor RNA polymerase I subunit B, whose translation MDEEQTGGYSAICGQCGEVNWGVSDEGRFYCRSCHNVIERTKEVVDTNTFMVGTSRVSSISKGTRRKKLEQGREWMVCEGFQFILKHQAEALLAMGVCPQFKDDVLCQFWRMYLQKSRQAYTKNPVHDGKFRLRSQGSGESDSAPESSVMSDSMMSASETDGNGDLASGGGSVSGHTSDGASSVCSGSIDAVSYLTLRQRRSQGLMSMPKTLALCHLALLWAREAITLADLLRFVNEGHIPYVNAYEDFPEEMKLYGRDSLIFRVESIPSYSHLHKEAQTLAVFLELPLFPPITLDCLLHPSLLTLRYLTEANLPDELHDWVCRIMEKAGMELSVTFEPMRSRSPLPHYDVQAAALIIIAMKLLFKLDDHTEWDLSNDASDKNKENPDGNSFNLRWWYRAMQTALTTAIRRQQDNIARKHWKPQKPLYTSKKDKSVVLKRRRIAEQLQLSFQKLSGSPVAPPSTPPSSFCFRWGEEGEEVWDGPSLHHLTLDSSVRQRGASLQPANPEYWHPALRACKPRFCKSHYAEVEVTLPRMYVWLLDLFSFLLGVKPGCVYEEVLKVERRFLGSSKSQPRARATPRKTQPKKLHKQTSKTCSR comes from the exons ATGGACGAAGAACAAACG GGGGGCTACAGCGCTATCTGTGGCCAGTGTGGAGAGGTGAACTGGGGGGTGTCGGATGAGGGTCGGTTCTACTGCAGGTCCTGTCATAATGTCATCGAG AGAACAAAAGAAGTGGTGGATACAAACACTTTTATGGTTGGTACCAGCAGAGTGTCCTCCATCTCCAAGGGAACCAGAAGGAAAAAACTAG AGCAAGGGCGAGAGTGGATGGTGTGTGAGGGCTTTCAGTTCATCCTAAAGCACCAGGCTGAGGCTCTTCTGGCCATGGGAGTCTGCCCACAGTTCAAG GATGACGTGCTGTGTCAGTTTTGGAGAATGTACCTACAGAAGAGCCGACAGGCCTACACCAAGAATCCTGTGCATGATGGGAAATTTAGACTG CGTTCTCAGGGCTCTGGGGAGTCAGACAGTGCTCCGGAGTCATCAGTGATGAGTGACTCTATGATGTCTGCCTCTGAGACAGACGGGAATGGAGATTTGGCAAGTGGAGGAGGCTCTGTCTCAG GTCACACCAGTGACGGAGCCTCCTCGGTGTGTTCCGGTTCTATTGATGCCGTCTCGTACCTGACCCTGCGCCAGAGGAGGAGCCAGGGGTTGATGAGCATGCCCAAGACCCTGGCACTGTGCCACCTGGCCCTGCTGTGGGCCAGAGAGGCTATCACACTGGCAGACCTGCTCAG GTTTGTGAATGAGGGCCACATCCCCTATGTGAACGCCTACGAGGACTTCCCAGAGGAGATGAAGCTCTACGGCCGAGACTCACTCATCTTCAGAGTGGAG TCTATCCCTTCTTACAGCCACCTGCACAAGGAGGCCCAGACCCTGGCTGTATTCCTGGAGCTTCCCCTGTTCCCCCCCATCACCCTGGACTGCCTGCTGCACCCCTCCCTGCTCACTCTCCGCTACCTCACCGAAGCCAACCTGCCCG atgAGCTGCATGACTGGGTGTGCAGGATCATGGAGAAGGCTGGTATGGAGTTGTCCGTGACCTTTGAACCCATGAGGTCCAGATCCCCTCTCCCACACTACGATGTCCAGGCTGCTGCCCTGATCATCATCGCCATGAAGCTGCTCTTCAAACTAGACGACCACACTGAGTG GGATTTATCCAATGATGCAAGTGACAAGAACAAGGAGAACCCAG ATGGGAACAGCTTTAACCTGAGGTGGTGGTACAGGGCAATGCAGACTGCCCTGACCACAGCTATACGGAGACAGCAGGACAATATAGCCAG AAAGCATTGGAAGCCCCAGAAACCTCTATATACCTCGAAGAAAGACAAGTCGGTCGTTCTCAAAAGGAGAC gtaTTGCAGAGCAGCTCCAGTTGAGTTTCCAGAAACTGTCTGGTTCCCCTGTGGCCccaccatccacccctccctccagctTCTGTTTCCgctggggtgaggagggggaggaggtctgGGACGGGCCCAGCCTGCACCACCTGACCCTGGACAGCAGCGTCCGGCAGAGAGGGGCAAGCCTCCAGCCCGCCAACCCAGAATACTGGCACCCAGCCCTGAGGGCCTGCAAGCCCAG gtTTTGTAAGAGCCACTATGCGGAGGTAGAGGTCACTCTCCCCAGGATGTACGTGTGGCTGTTGgacctcttctccttcctcctggGGGTGAAACCTGGCTGTGTATACGAAGAGGTACTGAAGGTGGAGAGGCGCTTCCTCGGGAGCAGCAAGTCCCAGCCCAGGGCAAGAGCTACGCCCAGAAAGACACAGCCCAAAAAACTACACAAACAAACCAGTAAAACATGTTCTAGGTGA